The Nakamurella alba sequence CGGTAGATCCATCGGCGTGTTGGTCGAACGCATGTTTGAATTGTGATCTTCCGACGCCTACCGTGGGGCAGGTCGAAGGACATGTTCAGAACAAGTCAGAACAGCAGCACCCGGGAGACGGCAACACCTGGGACGGACCCGGGCGGGCCGTACAGGCACCGCCCTCGGCCCGCCGGGCCCAGGCAACAAGCAGCAGGCAGCATCCGGAGCGGGACAGAGGGACATGCGCGACCGCAGCAGGTGCGGCCGCGGAGACGAGAGGGGACCGGCAGGTGGCGACGACATCACCGTCCGAGGGCGACGAGGCCCGGACGGACACGACGGCAGGCATGCCGGAGAACGGCGGGGAGAAGGTCGGCATCGAGGTGCTGGGCGGCGCGGTGGACCCGGCCGAGACCGCCGGCGAGGGTCAGCGACCGGCGACGGTCCGCGAGTTCCCCGACCTGCCGCCGCGCGGCAGCGTGCTCACCGTCCGGCAGCGGAAGATCCTGCAGGTCATCCGACAGTCGATCGAGCGCCGCGGCTATCCGCCGTCGGTCCGGGAGATCGGCGAGCTGGTCGGGCTGAAGTCGCCGTCGTCCGTGGCCCACCAGCTCGCGGTGCTGCAGCGCAAGGGTCTGCTCCGCAAGGACCCGAACCGGCCGCGCGCGGTCGACATCCGGCCGGCCGAGGACGATCCGTCGGACACCACGGCGCACCCGGAGCCGGCGTATGTGCCGGTGGTGGGTCGGATCGCGGCCGGTGGACCCATCCTGGCCGAGCAATCGGTGGAGGACGTCTTCCCGCTGCCGAAGGACCTGGTGGGCGAAGGCACGCTGTTCCTGCTCAAGGTGGTCGGCGACTCGATGATCGAGGCCGCCATCACCGACGGCGACTGGGTCGTCGTGCGGCAGCAGCCGGTGGCCGACAACGGCGAGATCGTGGCAGCGATGATCGACGGCGAGGCCACGGTGAAGACGTTCCGGCGCCGGGACGGCCACATCTGGCTCCTCCCCCACAACCCGGCGTACGAGCCGATCAACGGGGACGAGGCCGTCATCCTCGGTCGGGTCGTCGCGGTGCTGCGCAAGGTCTGAGCATCTGCCGGGGCACAGAGGTGCCCACACAGAATCACCCCCACACACACAGAAGGGCCCCACCGACCGGCAGGTCGGTGGGGCCCTTCTGATGGAGCGGTCTCAGGTGAGAGGGATCAGCCGGCGCGCTGCTGATCGACCGGAACGCCGTTGACCGACGTGGTCGGCTGCACCGGCTGGGCGGCCGGGGTGGCGATCTGCGCCGGCGCGGCGACCGGCGGGGCCGGCGCAGCAGTGGGGGGCGGGGTGGCAGCGCCGTTCCGGGCGGCGTCGTCGTCGTGCATCGCGCTCACCTCGGACTTGAGGATGCGCAGCGAACGACCGACACCGCGGGCGGCGTCGGGCAGCTTCTTGGCACCGAACAGGAGCACGAAGGCCGCAACGATCAGCAGCCAGTGCCACCAGGACAAACCACCCATGACGACCTCCTCCATCCACAACCCACCGGACGAACAACCCGTGTGGGCAACGACCGCGCATCCAGCACGACCGCCGTTTCCAGACTACCTGCGGTGATCCGTGACCACCACAGGTCACCACCGGGTACCGGCTGTGATTCAGCCTGAATTCACGATGTGATTCGGTCCGGGACGGTGACCGGACTGGTGGTCAGGCCGGCGAGAGCGTGGTCCGGTAGTTCAGCAACTGCCCGGCGAGATCCCGGTGCACCTTCGCGGACAGCAGAGTGCCGTCGGCGACGTGGGTCTCGGCCAGCACGGTGCCCTCGGCGTGGATCCGCGACACCAGGGACCCCTCGGTGAACGGGATCAGCGCCGTCACCTCGACCGCCGGCTCCGGCAGCGCCTGGGCGAGGATCTCGCGCAGGTGCCCGATGCCCTCGCCGGTCCGCGCCGAGACGAACACCGCGCCCGGCAACTGGTGCCGCAGCTCCATCAACGTCGCCGGGTCGGCGTCGTCGACCTTGTTGACGACCAGGATCTCCGGCACCTTGGCGGCGTCGATCTCGGCCAGCACCTCGCGGACGGCCGAGATCTGCTCGAGCGGCCGGGCGTCCGACCCGTCGATGACGTGCAGCAGCACGTCCGCATCGGCGACCTCCTCGAGCGTGGAGCGGAACGACTCGACCAGCTGGTGCGGGAGGTGCCGGACGAAGCCGACGGTGTCGGTGAGGGTGTACTCGCGGCCGTCCGACGTCCGGGTCCGGCGGGTCGTCGGGTCCAGCGTGGCGAACAACGCGTCCTCGACCAGCACGCCGGCGTCGGTGATCCGGTTGAGCAGGGACGACTTCCCGGCGTTGGTGTAGCCGGCGATGGCGACCGCCGGGATCTCGTTCTGCTGCCGCCGCGCACGCTTGGTGTCCCGCACCCGGCGCATGCCGGCCAGCTCGTGCTTCAGCTGGGAGATGCGCTTGTGGATCCGCCGACGGTCGATCTCCAGCTTCGTCTCACCGGGACCGCGGGACCCGATCCCGGCGCCGCCGGCCACCCGGCCGCCCCGCTGCCGGGACAACGCGACACCCCAGCCGCGGAGCCGCGGCACCAGGTAGTTCAGCTGGGCCAGCTCGACCTGCGACTTGCCCTCCTTCGAACGGGCGTGCTGGGCGAAGATGTCCAGGATCAGCGCGGTCCGGTCGACCACCTTGACCTTGAGCCGTTCCTCCAGGTTGCGCAGCTGGCCGGGCGAGAGCTCGCCGTCGCAGATCACCGTGTCGGCGCCGGTGGCGCGGACGATCTCGGACAGCTCCTCGACCTTGCCGGACCCGATGTAGGTGGCCGCGTCCGGCTGGCGGCGCCGCTGGACGACGGCCTCCAGCACGACGGAGCCGGCGGTCTCGGCGAGCCGGGCCAGTTCGGTCATCGAGGCGTCGGCGTCGGCCGCCCCCTGGGCGCCGGTACCGGCCCAGACACCGACCAGCACCACCCGCTCCAGCTGGAGCTTGCGGTACTCGACCTCGGTGACATCGGTCAGTTCGGTGGAGAGCCCGGCCACGCGGCGGAGCGAGACGCGGTCGGCGAGGTCCTGGTCGCCGCGACTGCCGGCGTACGGCCCGCCGTCGGTGCGGTACTGCCCGGTGCTCTGCTCGTCCTGCCAGGAGCCCTGCTCGTCCAGGTCCGGCGCGGCAGCGATCGGGTCGTGTTCGTGAATACTCATATGGCTACCAGGGTGCCTCAGCGCCACCCGTCCGGCCACCTCTTTAAGCCGAAGGCGCATGTGGGCACTGTCGCCGAAGGCGCATGTGGGCACTGTGCCGCAGGCGCAGAGGAGCACCGCGCCGATGGCGCAGATCGAGCACTGCGCCGAAGGCGCATGTGGGCACTGTCGCCGAAGGCGCAGATCGGGCACTGTCGCCGGAGGCGCAGATCGGGCGCTGTCGCCGGAGGCGCAGAGGAGCACTGTCGCCGAAGGCACGGATCGGGTACCGCCGCCGCGGGCGCGGACCGCGCGTCAGCTGGGTTCGGGGTAGACCGCTACGAAGACGGAGCAGGGATCGCCGTCCCCGTCCGGCTCCTTGCGGGCGTACTCGTCGAGCAGGGTCCAGAGCCGGTGGCGGAACTCGGCCAGGTCGTCGGGATCGAGTTTCAGTCCGAGGCGGGTGGTGTCGACGGTGTGGGCCGGGACCTCGGACACCTCCTCGAAGAAGGTGCGCAGGATGGTGTTCCCACCGGCGGCCGACTCCCCCGTCCCGGCCAGGTCGAGCTGCCAGGACTTGCCGGTGGCGCGGTAGGGCACCTCGCGGGATCCGCGGGGACCGCTGCGGGGGTCGCCGGCCTGCAGGAACCCGGCGTTGACCAGGGTCCGGACGTGGTGCAGGACGGTGGCCGGGTCACGGTGCAGCCGGTCGGCGATGGCCTTGTTGGTGAGCGGCTCGTACCGGCACATCCGCAGGATCCGCAGCCGCATCACGCTGGCCAGCGCGCGGCGCTCGGCATCGGTCGGCGGGCGGCGGGCGGCCGGATCGCCGCTCGTGGCATCGGCGCCCCGGTCCGTCCCGGGCTCCCGGGCGGGTGAGGACATGCCTTCAGCGTAGCCCGGTGGGCGCGTTGACCGATTGACATCTCCCAATGAGTCGGTGCACGCTGTGCCGGTGACCCACACCCCACCGCCGCACCCGGAGGTCGCACCGTCGGGCGGGCAGGGCGGGCAGGGCCGGAGCCTGTGGCACCACGCGGACTTCCGCCGGCTGTGGGCCGGCGACACGGCCAGCCAGCTCGGGGTGGCACTGGGTGCGTTGGCGATCCCCTACCTCGCCGTCACCGTGCTGCACGCGAACGAGTTCCAGATGGGGCTGCTGGCCACACTCGGCGGACTGGGGTTCCTGATCATCGGGTTGCCGGCGGGCGCGATCGTCGACCGGTACGCCAAGCGCAGCATCATGCTGCTGGTCGATCTGCTGCGCGCCCTGCTGCTGCTGTCGCTGCCGGTCGCCGGCTGGCTGGGGCTGCTCGGCATCGTCCAGGTGATGGTCGTCGCGACCGCGATCGGCATGTCGACGGTGTTCTTCGACGTGTCCTACCAGTCCTACCTCCCGCTGCTGGTGCACCGCGACCATGTGGTGGAGGGCAACGCGAAACTGCAGGCGAGCCAGTCGGTGTCGATGGCTGCTGGGCCGGCGATCGGGGGCCTGGTGCTGACCTGGCTCGGCGCACTGCCGGTGATCGGGGTGAATGCCGTCGGCTACCTGCTGTCGGCGGTCGGGCTGTCCCGGATCCGGCACCGGGAGACCCCGGCGCCGCGCGCGCACCGACGACCGATGCGGGTGGAGATCGCCGAAGGACTGCGCTTCATCGTCCGACATCCGTTGCTGCGGCGACTGATCGCCTGCACCGGGCTGGGCAATCTCGCGGGCGCCGCGATCGGCGCGCTGATCGTGCTGTACCAGGTCCGGGACCTTCACCTGTCGGCCCTGACGATCGGCATCGTCGATTCGGCCGCGGCCGTCGGCGGTCTGTTCGGCGCGCTGATCACCACACGGCTCGCCCGCCGGATCGGCGAGGGCGCGGCGATCACGGTGACCGCGGCGGCGATGTTGGTGTGCTAGTTCACCTCCCCGCTCGCGTCCGTGCTCCCGGCCGTGCCCACGTTCGTCGTCGGCGGCTTCCTGGTGAGTGCCGCGGTGGTCGCCTACAACGTCGCGACAGTCAGCTTCCGGCAACGGTTGTGCCCACCGGAGCTGCTGGGTCGGATGAACGCCTCGGCGAGATTCCTGGTCTGGGGCACCATCCCGGTGGGCGCGTTCCTCGGTGGTGCGCTGGCCGGTGCGATCGGGACCACGGCGACGCTCTGGGTGGCCGCGGCCTTCGGCCTGCTCGCGTTCGTCCCGGTGTGCACCCCGAAATTGTGGCGCCTGCGTCAGTTGTCGGAGCCGGAGCAGTTCACACCTGATGCATCGACGACGTCGGCGCCGGGCCCGGCGGCACCGGCATCGTCGGCCCCGATCGGGACCACCGGCGGCAACGACGCCCCGGCGCCGACAGCGGGCACCACCGCACCCGGCCCGATGCTGACCACCGAGCCGGCCACCGCCCGCGTCACCGGAACCGGCTCTTCCGCAACTGCCGACGGCACCGGCGAGCAGCCGCCCGGCCGGTGATCAACGCGGCCGGTCACCGGACATGACCGGCGTCAGTAGAGCACCGGCGTCAGAACAGGATCGGCGTCGGAACCGTGGTCCGGTCCCTCCGACGCGAGTGCGGAACCGGGCTCGTGAGCACCCCGCACGAGGTCAGAACTGCAGGACGCCGGTCGCCACCAGCACGGCCGGGCCGGTGAGCACGGACTCCGGGAAGACCCGGCCGTCGCCGGTCGCCAGGTCGACCCGGACCTGACCGCCGGGGACGTGGACGTCGACGGTGCCGCTGGTCCGTCCCAGTGCGGCCAGCCGGGCCGCGGCGACCGCGACCGTGCCGGTCCCGCACGAACGTGTCTCCCCCACCCCCCGCTCGTGCACGCGCATCCGGACGCCCTCGACGCCGTCGGGACCGGCCGCGGCGGGCACGACGATCTCGACGTTCACCCCGGCCGGGAACACCGCCGGGTCGAACACCGGGCCACGGGTGAGGTCCAGTTCGCCCAGATCGCCGGCAGTGCCGTCGACGAAGCAGGCCAGGTGCGGATTGCCGACATCAACCGCCCGCCCGCTCCAGTGCCGGCCGGCCAGGTCGGTCCAGCTCTCCGGACCGAGGGTGACCGGTCCCATGCCGATGCTGACCTCGCCGAAGGTCCCCGGTTCCGGCACGACGGCGGAGCGGACGCCGCCCCGGGTGCCGAACTCGAAGGCGCCGGGCGCCTCCCAGCCGCGGTGCACCAGGTACCGGGCGAAGACCCGGGCGCCGTTGCCGCACATCTCGGCGAGGGAGCCGTCGGCGTTGCGGTAGTCCATGAACCACCGGGCCCCGTCCGCGACGGCGTCACCGGAGGCGGGCACGACCCGGATCACGCCGTCCGCCCCGATCCCGGCGCGGCGGTCACAGATCGACCGGACGAGTTCCTCGTCCAGGGTCAGCCGGTCCTCCGGATCGGGGATCAGCACGAAGTCGTTCTCGGTGCCGTGGCCCTTGGTGAACGCGATCCCGGCCACCCCGGCGTCGGCCGGCCCGCCGTCCGCGGACGCAGCCCACTGCTCGGTCACGGTCACCCCGCCAGGATATCGAGCACAGGACCGCCGATCACGCGGCGCCGGACCGGAGCAGGCCGAGCACGTCGCCGGCGGTCGCGCTGCCCGGGGTGTACCGGTGCCAGCGGGAATCCCGGCCGAACCAGGACCGCTGTCGCCGGACGAAGCGCCGGGTGCCGGCGGCGGTCGCGTCGATCGCCGCCTCCATCGTCATGGCGCCGTCGATGACGTCCAGCATCTGCCGGTAGCCCAGGGCCCGGGACGCGGTGAGCCCGGTCCGCAGCCCGACGGCGTCCAGCCGGACCACCTCGTCGAGCAGCCCGAGGTCGACCATCTGCCGGACCCGCCGGCCGATCCGCTCGTCCAGCTCCGCGGTCGGCCGGTCCAGCAGCACCATCAGCGCGCCGTACCGCGGCGCGCCCGGCCGGGGCAGCACCGCGGTGAACGGCCGGCCGGTCACCTGCACCACCTCCAGCGCCCGCACCAACCGCCGGCCGTTACCCGGGTCGATCGCCGCCGCGGCCGCCGGGTCGAGGGCGGCAAGCCGGTGGTGCAACTCGGCCGGACCGACCGCGGCCAACTCGGCCTCCAGCGCGGCGCGGACGGCGGGGTCGGTCCCCGGGAACTCGATCTCGTCGATCACGGCGCCGATGTAGAGGCCGGACCCGCCGACCAGTACCGGTGTGCGGCCGCGGCCGAGGATCTCCTCGATCGCGGTGCGGGCCTGCTGCTGGTACGTGGCGACACTGGCCGGTTCGGTGACGTCCAGGACGTCGAGCAGGTGGTGCGGGAGACCGCGCCGCTCGGCGACCGGCAGTTTGGCGGTGCCGATGTCCATCCCCCGGTAGAGCTGCATGGAATCGGCGTTGACGACCTCGCCGTCGAGCGCCTCGGCCAGGTCCAGGGCCAGGTCGGACTTGCCGGTGGCGGTGGGCCCGCCGATCACCACCGGCCGCAGCAGCGCAGGGCGGTGGTCGGCCGCGGGGTCGGTCACGGGTGCAGGCTAACCTCCCTGGCGGGTCCGGCACCGCGGACGCCGGATCCTCGTCGATCCGGCGAACCCGCTGGTGAACCGGCACCCACTGCGGGCACACTGGGACCGATCGCCGGGACATGTGGCCCGTCGCACACTGGGGCACCGTGGGTGCCGGGAGCAGATGCTCCCTCGAGCAGCAGAGAGGCCCGCACCGATGACAGAGGACATGTCCGCCCGCACCGCCGACGACACGCCCGACGACACCGCTCCCGCCGAGGTCGCAGCGGCACCGGAGGTCGCCCCGACCCAGGTCACGGAGCCGGCTGGGCCCACCGGGACAGCCGGCGAGCCGGGCAACGGCGAGGCACCCGAGGCCGGATCCGCGGTGCAGGATCCCGAGGCCGGTGCGGAGTCACCCGCAGATGTCACCGCTGACGCCCTTGCTGCAGAGGCCCCGGCCACGGAGGCGCCTGCCGCCGAAGCACCGGTCACAGACGTTCCCGCCACGGAGGCACCGGCTGCGGAGGTGCCCGCGACGGAGGCCCCGGCTGCCGACCCGGCACCGGCCTCCGACGCAGCACCGGCCGGCGCACCCGGGGCCGAATCCCCCGCCTCCGAAGCCCCCGCCGTCGACACGGCTGCTCCTGAGGTCCCCACCACCGACTCTGCTGCAGCACCGGCGGCCACCCCCGGCGCGCCGGGCGGCCGGTCCCGGGGCAGCCGCGGTCGCCCGGGCCGTCCGGGTGCCCCCGGCGCCCGTCCGGGCCGCCCCGGTGGTCCCGGCGCCGGCCCGGCCCACCCG is a genomic window containing:
- the lexA gene encoding transcriptional repressor LexA, encoding MPENGGEKVGIEVLGGAVDPAETAGEGQRPATVREFPDLPPRGSVLTVRQRKILQVIRQSIERRGYPPSVREIGELVGLKSPSSVAHQLAVLQRKGLLRKDPNRPRAVDIRPAEDDPSDTTAHPEPAYVPVVGRIAAGGPILAEQSVEDVFPLPKDLVGEGTLFLLKVVGDSMIEAAITDGDWVVVRQQPVADNGEIVAAMIDGEATVKTFRRRDGHIWLLPHNPAYEPINGDEAVILGRVVAVLRKV
- the tatA gene encoding Sec-independent protein translocase subunit TatA, translated to MGGLSWWHWLLIVAAFVLLFGAKKLPDAARGVGRSLRILKSEVSAMHDDDAARNGAATPPPTAAPAPPVAAPAQIATPAAQPVQPTTSVNGVPVDQQRAG
- the hflX gene encoding GTPase HflX; its protein translation is MSIHEHDPIAAAPDLDEQGSWQDEQSTGQYRTDGGPYAGSRGDQDLADRVSLRRVAGLSTELTDVTEVEYRKLQLERVVLVGVWAGTGAQGAADADASMTELARLAETAGSVVLEAVVQRRRQPDAATYIGSGKVEELSEIVRATGADTVICDGELSPGQLRNLEERLKVKVVDRTALILDIFAQHARSKEGKSQVELAQLNYLVPRLRGWGVALSRQRGGRVAGGAGIGSRGPGETKLEIDRRRIHKRISQLKHELAGMRRVRDTKRARRQQNEIPAVAIAGYTNAGKSSLLNRITDAGVLVEDALFATLDPTTRRTRTSDGREYTLTDTVGFVRHLPHQLVESFRSTLEEVADADVLLHVIDGSDARPLEQISAVREVLAEIDAAKVPEILVVNKVDDADPATLMELRHQLPGAVFVSARTGEGIGHLREILAQALPEPAVEVTALIPFTEGSLVSRIHAEGTVLAETHVADGTLLSAKVHRDLAGQLLNYRTTLSPA
- a CDS encoding ArsR/SmtB family transcription factor, whose product is MSSPAREPGTDRGADATSGDPAARRPPTDAERRALASVMRLRILRMCRYEPLTNKAIADRLHRDPATVLHHVRTLVNAGFLQAGDPRSGPRGSREVPYRATGKSWQLDLAGTGESAAGGNTILRTFFEEVSEVPAHTVDTTRLGLKLDPDDLAEFRHRLWTLLDEYARKEPDGDGDPCSVFVAVYPEPS
- a CDS encoding MFS transporter, giving the protein MTHTPPPHPEVAPSGGQGGQGRSLWHHADFRRLWAGDTASQLGVALGALAIPYLAVTVLHANEFQMGLLATLGGLGFLIIGLPAGAIVDRYAKRSIMLLVDLLRALLLLSLPVAGWLGLLGIVQVMVVATAIGMSTVFFDVSYQSYLPLLVHRDHVVEGNAKLQASQSVSMAAGPAIGGLVLTWLGALPVIGVNAVGYLLSAVGLSRIRHRETPAPRAHRRPMRVEIAEGLRFIVRHPLLRRLIACTGLGNLAGAAIGALIVLYQVRDLHLSALTIGIVDSAAAVGGLFGALITTRLARRIGEGAAITVTAAAMLVC
- a CDS encoding MFS transporter; this encodes MPTFVVGGFLVSAAVVAYNVATVSFRQRLCPPELLGRMNASARFLVWGTIPVGAFLGGALAGAIGTTATLWVAAAFGLLAFVPVCTPKLWRLRQLSEPEQFTPDASTTSAPGPAAPASSAPIGTTGGNDAPAPTAGTTAPGPMLTTEPATARVTGTGSSATADGTGEQPPGR
- the dapF gene encoding diaminopimelate epimerase, which encodes MTVTEQWAASADGGPADAGVAGIAFTKGHGTENDFVLIPDPEDRLTLDEELVRSICDRRAGIGADGVIRVVPASGDAVADGARWFMDYRNADGSLAEMCGNGARVFARYLVHRGWEAPGAFEFGTRGGVRSAVVPEPGTFGEVSIGMGPVTLGPESWTDLAGRHWSGRAVDVGNPHLACFVDGTAGDLGELDLTRGPVFDPAVFPAGVNVEIVVPAAAGPDGVEGVRMRVHERGVGETRSCGTGTVAVAAARLAALGRTSGTVDVHVPGGQVRVDLATGDGRVFPESVLTGPAVLVATGVLQF
- the miaA gene encoding tRNA (adenosine(37)-N6)-dimethylallyltransferase MiaA, which encodes MTDPAADHRPALLRPVVIGGPTATGKSDLALDLAEALDGEVVNADSMQLYRGMDIGTAKLPVAERRGLPHHLLDVLDVTEPASVATYQQQARTAIEEILGRGRTPVLVGGSGLYIGAVIDEIEFPGTDPAVRAALEAELAAVGPAELHHRLAALDPAAAAAIDPGNGRRLVRALEVVQVTGRPFTAVLPRPGAPRYGALMVLLDRPTAELDERIGRRVRQMVDLGLLDEVVRLDAVGLRTGLTASRALGYRQMLDVIDGAMTMEAAIDATAAGTRRFVRRQRSWFGRDSRWHRYTPGSATAGDVLGLLRSGAA